The proteins below are encoded in one region of Pelagibacterium flavum:
- a CDS encoding winged helix-turn-helix transcriptional regulator: MTSADEKVGYLPKGKRYSYSALSGAQSVQNTLRIVEGRWKLVILFQLFGGQRRRFSELERAIPGISQKMLIQQLRRLEEDGVVARIVHHQVPPKVEYHLNEWGQALCPALDALLVWAEAAPEPVRDALISSDPPQEG, translated from the coding sequence ATGACAAGTGCAGACGAAAAAGTAGGGTACTTACCGAAAGGTAAGCGTTATTCCTATTCCGCGCTCAGCGGCGCCCAGAGCGTCCAGAACACGCTCCGGATCGTCGAAGGCCGCTGGAAGCTGGTCATCCTGTTCCAGTTGTTCGGCGGCCAGCGCCGCCGCTTTTCCGAACTCGAGCGCGCCATTCCCGGCATTTCGCAGAAGATGCTCATTCAGCAGCTCCGCCGGCTCGAAGAAGACGGGGTCGTCGCCCGCATCGTCCATCATCAGGTTCCGCCCAAGGTCGAATACCACCTGAACGAATGGGGCCAGGCGCTCTGCCCGGCGCTCGACGCGCTGCTCGTCTGGGCCGAAGCCGCACCCGAGCCTGTGCGTGACGCGCTGATATCGAGCGATCCTCCGCAAGAGGGTTAA
- a CDS encoding TlpA family protein disulfide reductase, protein MRIARNLLIAALLVPGVASGQATAADLSTITVRDAAGETTALSDLVGGPTIVHFWATWCAPCLEELPQLDAFAQGLEPGELVVVSVDTAGYERITDYLGDLGVGLESYQQIEGNVGSVFGILGYPSTLVVDDGGEIVFRRQGAVQWSDADTAAEMMALIEP, encoded by the coding sequence ATGAGGATTGCCCGAAATTTGCTGATTGCCGCTCTGCTCGTGCCCGGCGTTGCATCCGGACAGGCGACAGCAGCCGATCTGTCGACCATCACCGTGCGCGATGCGGCGGGGGAGACGACGGCGCTGTCCGATCTGGTAGGCGGGCCGACGATCGTCCATTTCTGGGCGACCTGGTGTGCGCCGTGCCTTGAGGAATTGCCGCAACTCGATGCGTTTGCGCAGGGGCTGGAGCCGGGCGAACTGGTTGTGGTTTCGGTCGATACCGCCGGATATGAGCGGATTACCGATTATCTCGGCGATCTGGGGGTGGGGCTGGAGAGTTACCAGCAGATCGAGGGGAATGTGGGGAGCGTGTTCGGGATTTTGGGATATCCGAGCACGCTTGTTGTCGATGACGGCGGAGAGATCGTTTTCCGGCGGCAGGGGGCGGTCCAGTGGTCAGACGCGGATACCGCCGCCGAAATGATGGCGTTAATCGAGCCCTAG
- a CDS encoding nuclear transport factor 2 family protein, with protein MIVDLPAPIAAYLAAGRRLDADGMVAAFAEDAVVDDSGDGHHPQGKAEIREWIENATIAVRAVISPVSAREEAGTWILEGPVAGDFPGSPVKLTFSFTLNGDAITRLKIR; from the coding sequence ATGATCGTCGATCTGCCCGCCCCCATTGCCGCCTATCTCGCCGCTGGCCGGAGGCTGGATGCCGACGGCATGGTCGCCGCCTTTGCCGAGGATGCCGTGGTCGACGATTCAGGCGACGGGCATCATCCGCAGGGCAAGGCGGAAATCCGGGAATGGATCGAAAACGCCACTATCGCGGTGCGGGCGGTAATCTCCCCCGTTTCGGCGCGCGAGGAGGCGGGAACCTGGATACTCGAGGGCCCGGTGGCCGGCGATTTCCCCGGCAGTCCGGTCAAGCTGACGTTTTCGTTCACCCTCAATGGGGACGCGATCACCAGGCTGAAAATCCGGTGA